In Campylobacter concisus, a single window of DNA contains:
- the gatB gene encoding Asp-tRNA(Asn)/Glu-tRNA(Gln) amidotransferase subunit GatB, whose amino-acid sequence MFEVVIGLEVHTQLNTKTKIFCSCSTSFGDEANTHVCPTCLALPGALPVLNKEAVKKAISFGTAINAKINKKSVFNRKNYFYPDLPKAYQISQFEIPIVEGGELIIDVNGTKKRIGVTRAHLEEDAGKNIHEETESLVDLNRAGTPLLEIVSEPDLRSSDEAVAYLKKLHSILRFLNISDANMQEGSFRCDANVSIRPKGDTKLYTRVEIKNLNSFKFIQKAIDYEVERQSAAWEDGKYDEEVYQETRLFDTTNLVTRSMRGKEDSAEYRYFPDPDLLPVEIPEEMYNEAIKIPELAEQKVARYVSELGVKESDALNLTQSVEMARYFEELISAGISPKLATTWLIVELLGRLNNGVTIETSPVGSAKMINLLKRIEDGTISGKAAKEVLDYLMENDADVDSVIEKLGLKQVSDDSAIIAIIDQILAANADKVEEYKNGKDKMFGFFVGQVMKEGKGAFNPGKVNELLKAKIG is encoded by the coding sequence ATGTTTGAAGTTGTTATCGGTTTAGAAGTTCATACTCAGCTTAATACAAAAACTAAAATTTTCTGCTCTTGCTCAACTAGCTTCGGCGACGAGGCAAATACTCACGTTTGTCCGACCTGCCTAGCGCTTCCTGGAGCACTACCTGTGCTAAACAAAGAGGCTGTAAAAAAGGCTATCAGTTTTGGCACAGCGATAAATGCTAAGATCAATAAAAAATCAGTCTTTAATAGAAAAAACTACTTCTATCCAGACCTTCCAAAGGCATATCAAATTTCTCAGTTTGAGATCCCTATCGTAGAAGGTGGTGAGCTTATTATCGACGTAAATGGTACTAAAAAACGCATCGGTGTAACTAGAGCGCACCTTGAAGAGGACGCTGGCAAGAATATCCATGAAGAAACCGAGAGTCTGGTTGATCTAAACAGAGCCGGCACGCCACTTCTTGAGATAGTTAGTGAGCCAGATCTTAGAAGCAGCGATGAGGCGGTGGCTTATCTTAAAAAACTACACTCAATTCTTCGCTTTTTAAACATCAGCGACGCAAATATGCAAGAGGGAAGCTTTCGCTGCGACGCAAACGTCTCTATCCGTCCAAAAGGCGACACTAAACTTTATACAAGAGTTGAGATAAAAAACCTAAACTCATTTAAATTTATCCAAAAAGCTATCGACTACGAAGTAGAGCGCCAAAGTGCAGCTTGGGAAGATGGCAAATACGACGAAGAGGTCTATCAAGAGACGAGGCTGTTTGATACGACAAATTTGGTGACAAGATCGATGCGCGGTAAAGAGGATAGCGCAGAGTATAGGTACTTCCCTGACCCTGACTTGCTGCCAGTTGAGATCCCAGAAGAGATGTATAACGAAGCGATAAAAATTCCAGAGCTTGCCGAGCAAAAGGTCGCAAGATATGTTAGCGAGTTAGGCGTTAAAGAGAGCGATGCCTTGAATTTAACCCAAAGCGTTGAAATGGCTAGGTACTTTGAAGAACTAATCTCTGCTGGAATTTCTCCAAAGCTCGCTACTACGTGGCTTATAGTCGAGCTTCTTGGCCGCTTAAATAACGGCGTAACGATCGAGACAAGCCCAGTTGGTAGCGCCAAGATGATAAATTTACTAAAACGCATAGAAGATGGAACGATAAGCGGCAAGGCTGCAAAAGAGGTACTTGACTACCTTATGGAAAATGACGCTGACGTCGATAGTGTCATCGAAAAGCTTGGCTTAAAACAAGTTAGCGACGACTCAGCGATTATCGCGATCATAGATCAAATTTTGGCTGCAAACGCCGACAAAGTCGAAGAGTATAAAAACGGCAAAGACAAGATGTTTGGCTTCTTTGTCGGTCAGGTGATGAAAGAGGGCAAGGGCGCATTTAATCCAGGCAAGGTCAATGAGCTTTTAAAGGCCAAAATAGGCTAA
- a CDS encoding F0F1 ATP synthase subunit A, producing the protein MKDLFLFSNFLNSSHAFIYAFHFLLVALIVIIVAYIARSKMQLVPRGLQNIVEAYLEGVISMGRDTLGSEKLARKYLPLVATIGFIVFFSNVVGIIPGFESPTSSLNLTLVLALVVFVYYNFEGIRENGFFKYFGHFMGPNKFLAPIMFPVEVISHLSRVVSLSFRLFGNIKGDDLFLLAMLTLAPWFAPLPAFALLTLMAVLQTFIFMMLTYVYLAGAVAISEHEH; encoded by the coding sequence ATGAAAGATTTGTTTCTATTTTCAAATTTCCTAAATAGCTCCCACGCCTTTATCTATGCGTTTCACTTTCTGCTTGTAGCTTTGATTGTTATCATAGTTGCTTATATAGCAAGGAGTAAGATGCAACTTGTGCCAAGAGGTCTTCAAAATATAGTTGAAGCTTATTTAGAAGGCGTTATATCTATGGGAAGAGATACTTTAGGAAGTGAAAAACTAGCAAGGAAATATCTTCCACTTGTTGCAACTATCGGTTTTATCGTATTTTTTTCAAATGTTGTAGGTATTATTCCTGGATTTGAGTCACCAACATCAAGTCTAAATTTAACTCTAGTTTTGGCTTTAGTTGTATTTGTTTATTACAACTTTGAGGGCATTAGAGAAAATGGATTTTTCAAGTACTTTGGACACTTTATGGGACCGAATAAATTTCTAGCTCCTATTATGTTTCCAGTTGAAGTTATCTCACATCTTTCACGTGTAGTTTCGCTATCATTTCGTCTTTTTGGTAATATCAAGGGAGATGATCTATTCTTGCTAGCGATGCTTACACTTGCACCTTGGTTTGCTCCGCTTCCAGCTTTTGCGCTTCTAACGCTTATGGCTGTTTTGCAAACATTTATTTTCATGATGCTAACTTACGTTTATCTAGCTGGTGCCGTTGCTATTAGTGAGCACGAGCATTAA
- a CDS encoding TSUP family transporter produces MEFDLLSYVVFFVAAFLGGFIDSIAGGGGLITLPAIMAMGVPPHLALGTNKLQGVFGSFTATLNFTKRGLINYKECFVGIVFTFIGAIIGAVVILFLNTNFLKIIIPFLLIAIFIYTLFMPKVGENDRAAKMNEKLFYVVFGLILGFYDGFFGPGTGSFWTFAIVALIGLNLKKAVAHTKLLNFTSNIVALGIFIAGGQMLWAVGLLMAVGQILGAYFGSNLVIKKEVKFIRTMFLVVVAVTICKLIFDYFRV; encoded by the coding sequence ATGGAATTTGATCTACTTAGTTATGTCGTTTTTTTTGTAGCTGCGTTTTTAGGTGGTTTTATCGATTCTATCGCTGGTGGAGGTGGGCTTATAACGCTTCCAGCTATTATGGCGATGGGCGTACCACCACATCTTGCACTTGGCACAAATAAGCTTCAAGGTGTCTTTGGCAGCTTCACAGCGACTCTAAATTTCACAAAACGGGGATTGATTAATTATAAAGAGTGCTTTGTAGGTATCGTTTTTACTTTCATTGGAGCTATCATTGGAGCAGTGGTTATTCTATTTTTAAATACAAATTTTTTAAAGATAATTATCCCATTTTTACTGATTGCTATTTTTATCTACACGCTTTTTATGCCAAAAGTCGGCGAAAATGATAGAGCTGCAAAGATGAATGAAAAGCTATTTTATGTAGTTTTTGGACTAATACTTGGCTTTTATGATGGTTTTTTTGGTCCAGGAACAGGCTCTTTTTGGACATTTGCGATAGTGGCATTAATTGGGCTAAATTTAAAAAAGGCTGTCGCTCATACGAAACTCTTAAATTTTACTAGCAATATCGTTGCTCTTGGCATTTTTATAGCCGGCGGACAGATGCTTTGGGCTGTTGGACTTTTGATGGCAGTTGGTCAAATTTTAGGCGCATATTTTGGATCAAATCTTGTCATTAAAAAAGAGGTAAAATTTATTAGAACAATGTTTTTAGTGGTAGTTGCAGTGACTATTTGTAAATTGATTTTCGATTATTTCAGAGTTTAA
- a CDS encoding superoxide dismutase family protein, which translates to MKKIVLLSAVLGTLLFAHEGHHFDAKAGEHLVIPVNELSEKGDKSVGKVVAVKTNYGVAFFPNLKGLTAGLHGFHIHENADCGATEKGLGMKAGGHWDPAGTKMHSFAWDDKGHKGDLPALYVDAEGNANYPVLAPKIKSLDELKGHSLMVHVGGDNHSDNPKALGGGGARMLCGVIK; encoded by the coding sequence ATGAAAAAAATCGTTTTACTAAGTGCAGTTTTAGGAACTTTGCTTTTTGCTCATGAGGGTCATCACTTTGATGCGAAAGCTGGAGAGCATCTAGTTATACCTGTTAATGAGCTAAGCGAGAAGGGCGATAAGAGTGTCGGCAAAGTAGTAGCTGTTAAGACAAACTACGGCGTTGCATTTTTTCCAAATTTAAAAGGACTTACTGCAGGACTACACGGCTTTCACATCCATGAAAATGCTGACTGTGGTGCGACTGAAAAAGGCCTTGGTATGAAAGCAGGCGGCCACTGGGATCCAGCCGGCACAAAAATGCACTCTTTTGCATGGGACGACAAGGGTCACAAAGGCGATTTGCCAGCACTTTACGTAGATGCTGAGGGCAATGCAAACTATCCAGTGCTAGCCCCAAAGATAAAAAGTCTTGACGAGCTAAAAGGTCACTCACTAATGGTTCATGTTGGTGGCGACAATCACAGCGACAATCCAAAAGCACTTGGCGGCGGTGGCGCTAGAATGCTTTGTGGCGTTATTAAGTAG
- a CDS encoding TIGR02757 family protein codes for MSELKSLLDSHVLSKNTNLGLFEAPDPLQVATKFKEPNIALICALFAYGNAKVIVKFLNLLDFGLLDESEQNIKKNLSNFKYRFQNENDVREIFITLSRLKKEGEIEEILRQGLTKNGEMIDGINELIKFIYKLNSYRSDGYEFFFGKSFEKEPQSPYKRYNMYLRWMVRDSDIDLGLFKNLPKDRLLMPLDVHTHRVSLNLGLISRKSYDFKAVMDLTKKLREFDELDPIKYDFALYRIGQSKELETIVKNLKK; via the coding sequence ATGAGCGAGCTAAAGAGCCTTTTAGACTCGCACGTACTTAGTAAAAATACAAATTTGGGGCTGTTTGAAGCCCCAGATCCACTTCAGGTAGCCACTAAATTTAAAGAGCCAAACATAGCACTCATTTGTGCGTTATTTGCTTATGGTAACGCAAAAGTGATAGTGAAATTTCTAAATTTACTTGATTTTGGTTTGCTTGATGAGAGCGAGCAAAATATCAAGAAAAATTTATCAAATTTCAAATACCGCTTTCAAAATGAAAATGATGTGAGAGAAATTTTTATCACTCTCTCACGTCTTAAAAAAGAGGGTGAGATAGAAGAAATTTTACGCCAAGGTCTTACAAAAAATGGCGAGATGATAGATGGCATAAATGAACTTATCAAATTTATATACAAGCTAAATTCTTACCGCTCTGACGGATATGAGTTTTTCTTTGGTAAGAGTTTTGAAAAAGAGCCACAAAGCCCATATAAGCGCTACAATATGTATCTTCGTTGGATGGTACGAGATAGTGACATCGACCTTGGACTATTTAAAAATTTACCAAAAGATAGGCTTTTGATGCCGCTTGATGTTCATACACATAGAGTTTCTTTAAATTTAGGACTTATAAGCAGAAAGAGCTACGATTTCAAAGCAGTCATGGATCTCACAAAAAAACTTAGAGAATTTGATGAGCTAGACCCGATAAAATACGACTTTGCACTTTATAGAATAGGGCAGAGTAAAGAGCTAGAAACTATCGTAAAAAATCTCAAAAAATAA
- the flgK gene encoding flagellar hook-associated protein FlgK — protein MANIFMSLGTGVSGLNAAQLQISTTGNNIANADSNYYTRQRVVQSASPAMNTVPGGVGTGTQVDTITRLHDEFAYSRLKYSSSNLENTAYKQRILQEATKYFPDLKDNGMVKDIQEYFSAWNNFASNPNAGAQKVNLINKASVLTASINRSSKMLYDMHEKIDETIKINIKEINSLGRQIANINKQIQRIESGADAGIKINANDLRDKRDELELAMSKLVNTAVYKSDLKSNSRVDTGITDQGKYYNLNIGGVSIVDGVNFHEISMSSTESGRYTKIYYEREDGRRIPMEEKITGGKIGAALDLRGRNYEPDNDKFSDGTIQKYIDNLNTFSKTLITSTNNIYAESAVEISNSDPISYLEGDKTLMNHDNSIRNGSFEAIVYDNKGNVVARKTINVNGTTTMNDTRYGNSIVKDFNSNSDDNKDNNMLNDVDDFFEASYFYDKNTKKGTFSLIPKQAQGLYSISIVDHGTNFPGAVGINRFFSGTDSNSIGINQNFTQDHTKLRAYSKPVIGNNEVANKMIQLQYQKQTFYSSGIALDRDETIEGYYRYLTTDMASDTEANNTIHDTNTSLQKTAEEEFQSTSGVDTNEELTNLIRFQASYGAAAKIITTVDQMLDTLLSLKQ, from the coding sequence ATGGCTAATATTTTTATGTCATTAGGCACGGGTGTTTCAGGACTAAATGCGGCCCAGCTTCAAATAAGTACAACCGGAAATAATATCGCAAACGCTGATAGCAACTACTATACAAGGCAGCGTGTTGTCCAATCCGCATCTCCAGCGATGAATACAGTACCTGGCGGAGTTGGTACAGGCACGCAAGTAGATACTATAACAAGGCTTCATGATGAGTTTGCCTACTCAAGACTAAAATACTCATCGTCAAATTTAGAAAATACAGCCTATAAACAAAGAATTTTGCAAGAAGCTACAAAGTATTTTCCTGATCTGAAAGATAATGGTATGGTAAAGGATATTCAGGAGTATTTTTCCGCGTGGAATAACTTTGCTTCAAACCCTAATGCAGGTGCTCAAAAAGTAAATTTGATAAATAAAGCAAGTGTATTGACTGCAAGTATCAACCGCTCGTCAAAGATGCTTTATGATATGCATGAAAAGATTGATGAAACGATAAAAATAAATATAAAAGAGATAAATTCTCTAGGCAGACAAATAGCAAATATCAATAAGCAAATCCAAAGAATAGAATCAGGCGCGGACGCTGGTATAAAAATAAATGCAAATGATCTTCGTGATAAACGTGATGAGCTTGAGCTTGCGATGTCAAAGCTGGTAAATACAGCAGTTTATAAAAGTGATCTAAAGAGCAATTCTAGGGTAGATACAGGAATAACAGATCAAGGAAAATACTACAATCTAAATATTGGCGGTGTAAGTATCGTTGATGGTGTAAATTTTCATGAAATTTCTATGAGTTCAACTGAAAGTGGACGATATACAAAAATTTATTATGAAAGAGAAGACGGCAGAAGAATCCCAATGGAGGAAAAGATTACAGGTGGTAAAATTGGAGCTGCACTTGATCTTAGGGGCCGAAACTACGAGCCAGATAATGATAAATTTAGTGATGGAACGATCCAAAAATACATTGATAATCTAAATACATTTAGTAAAACCTTAATAACAAGTACAAATAATATCTATGCCGAATCCGCAGTTGAAATTTCTAACTCAGATCCGATAAGTTATTTAGAAGGCGATAAGACATTGATGAATCATGATAATAGTATAAGAAACGGAAGTTTTGAAGCTATTGTTTATGATAACAAAGGCAATGTTGTGGCCAGAAAAACTATAAATGTAAATGGCACGACGACGATGAATGATACAAGATATGGCAACTCTATCGTCAAAGACTTTAACTCAAACTCAGATGACAATAAAGACAATAATATGCTAAATGACGTTGATGACTTTTTTGAGGCGTCATATTTTTATGATAAAAATACAAAAAAAGGCACATTTTCTCTCATTCCAAAACAAGCTCAAGGGCTTTATAGCATATCGATAGTCGATCACGGTACAAATTTTCCAGGCGCTGTTGGCATAAATAGATTTTTTTCAGGTACTGACTCAAATAGTATCGGCATAAATCAAAATTTTACCCAAGACCACACAAAGCTTCGTGCCTACTCAAAGCCAGTTATCGGAAATAATGAAGTTGCAAATAAAATGATCCAGCTTCAGTATCAAAAGCAGACCTTTTACTCAAGTGGTATAGCGCTTGATAGAGATGAGACGATCGAGGGATATTACCGCTATCTTACGACTGACATGGCGAGTGATACAGAGGCAAATAATACGATCCACGACACAAATACGTCTTTGCAAAAGACAGCTGAAGAGGAATTTCAATCAACAAGTGGCGTAGATACGAACGAAGAGCTTACAAATTTGATCCGCTTTCAAGCAAGTTACGGCGCAGCGGCAAAGATCATCACGACAGTTGATCAAATGCTTGACACGCTTCTTTCACTAAAACAATGA
- the flgN gene encoding flagellar export chaperone FlgN, with protein sequence MIKKLLDEAIGELDELINLTIQDIANIKEAKHSSVDESVKKKNALVRAFEDTKRALDKELLKVSKESGTTTLASVLDDEVKSKLVLMRSKLENLHKVNKEYARHVVAVKEFFDSLNEKIFGTKTSEYGQDGNSIDNNFYKSRV encoded by the coding sequence ATGATAAAAAAGCTTTTGGACGAGGCTATAGGCGAGCTTGATGAGCTTATAAATTTAACTATACAAGATATCGCAAATATAAAAGAGGCTAAGCACTCAAGCGTTGATGAGAGTGTAAAGAAAAAAAATGCCTTAGTTCGTGCATTTGAAGATACAAAAAGAGCACTAGATAAAGAGCTTTTAAAAGTATCAAAAGAGAGCGGTACGACTACACTTGCTAGTGTTTTAGACGATGAAGTGAAGTCAAAGCTTGTACTTATGCGTTCAAAGCTTGAAAATTTACATAAAGTTAATAAAGAATATGCAAGACATGTTGTTGCTGTTAAAGAATTTTTTGACTCACTTAATGAAAAAATTTTTGGAACTAAAACAAGTGAATACGGCCAAGATGGAAATAGCATAGATAATAATTTTTATAAATCAAGGGTTTAA
- a CDS encoding flagellar biosynthesis anti-sigma factor FlgM, whose translation MIRPLNQRPNFQANTLNKNSDAKVETQSKEVRTNENTKLKEIADAIANGTYQVDISKTARAVADALL comes from the coding sequence ATGATAAGGCCTTTGAATCAAAGACCAAATTTCCAGGCAAATACGCTAAATAAAAATAGCGATGCCAAGGTCGAAACTCAGAGTAAAGAAGTAAGAACAAACGAAAACACAAAGCTAAAAGAGATAGCTGATGCCATAGCAAATGGCACTTATCAGGTTGATATCTCAAAAACGGCTAGGGCTGTGGCTGATGCGTTGCTGTAA
- a CDS encoding rod-binding protein: protein MQIDNTLALNSYNEISANKIKNANAKQDALLKEQTDAFEAYMVKAVLDIALKEDEHNSLYPKAAGSDIYRSMYNDAMSKALSGNLGFSELLYDFLKRDS, encoded by the coding sequence ATGCAAATTGACAACACATTAGCACTAAATTCATACAATGAAATTTCGGCAAATAAGATAAAAAATGCAAATGCTAAACAAGATGCACTTTTAAAAGAGCAAACTGATGCATTTGAGGCATATATGGTAAAGGCTGTGCTTGATATTGCTTTAAAAGAAGATGAGCATAACTCGCTATATCCAAAGGCTGCTGGTAGCGATATCTATAGGTCAATGTATAACGATGCAATGAGTAAAGCATTGAGTGGAAATCTTGGTTTTTCAGAACTTTTGTACGATTTTTTAAAGAGAGACTCTTAA
- a CDS encoding flagellar basal body P-ring protein FlgI has protein sequence MKKFLSFVAASVIATSAFATQIKELANIVGVRDNQLIGYGLVVGLNGTGDGSTSKFTIQSLSNMLQGVNVKINPDDIKSKNAAAVMVTAKLPAFARHGDKLDVVISSIGDAKSLQGGTLLMTPLKGVDGDIYALAQGALSIGGKSMGRSGGNHPTVGSILNGALVEREVTYDIYNQDSIRLSLKDTNFKTALDIQNTINANISDDAAKAIDPRTVIVKKPDDVSIIELASAVLDLDVEYKPDEKIVVDERTGTIVSGINAVVSPVVLTHGAITIKIEPNSYDEAAQNDVNIGSDTSVAPSQNLLKISGEKTTVANVTRALNKLGATPSDIISILENLKRVGAIQVDLEII, from the coding sequence ATGAAAAAATTTTTATCTTTTGTAGCAGCTTCAGTGATAGCTACTTCAGCCTTTGCTACGCAGATAAAAGAGCTTGCAAACATCGTTGGCGTAAGGGATAACCAGCTAATAGGCTATGGTCTAGTTGTCGGACTAAACGGCACAGGCGATGGCTCAACGTCGAAATTTACGATACAGTCTCTATCAAACATGCTTCAAGGCGTAAACGTAAAGATAAACCCAGATGATATCAAGTCAAAAAATGCAGCTGCTGTTATGGTAACAGCTAAGCTTCCTGCATTTGCTAGGCATGGCGACAAGCTTGACGTCGTGATCTCATCTATTGGCGATGCAAAAAGTTTGCAAGGTGGTACTCTTCTCATGACGCCACTAAAAGGCGTTGATGGTGATATTTACGCTTTGGCTCAGGGTGCTTTAAGCATCGGTGGTAAAAGCATGGGTAGATCGGGTGGAAACCACCCAACCGTTGGCTCTATCCTAAATGGAGCTTTGGTTGAACGAGAAGTGACTTATGACATTTACAATCAAGATAGCATAAGACTAAGCCTAAAAGATACAAATTTTAAAACTGCTCTTGATATCCAAAATACTATAAATGCAAATATCTCTGATGATGCCGCAAAGGCGATCGATCCAAGAACGGTTATCGTTAAAAAGCCAGATGATGTTAGCATTATTGAGCTTGCAAGCGCTGTGCTTGATCTTGATGTAGAGTATAAGCCAGATGAAAAGATAGTAGTTGATGAGAGAACTGGCACGATAGTAAGTGGCATAAATGCTGTGGTTAGCCCAGTTGTCTTAACGCATGGTGCAATCACAATAAAAATAGAGCCAAATAGCTATGACGAAGCAGCGCAAAATGATGTAAATATAGGAAGCGATACGTCGGTCGCACCTAGTCAAAATTTACTTAAAATTTCAGGCGAAAAAACAACCGTTGCAAATGTAACAAGAGCTTTAAACAAGCTCGGAGCAACACCAAGTGATATCATATCGATACTTGAAAATTTAAAGCGAGTTGGTGCGATACAAGTCGATCTGGAGATAATATAA
- the rsmD gene encoding 16S rRNA (guanine(966)-N(2))-methyltransferase RsmD, with amino-acid sequence MKLYTKISSGKFKGKRLELPSLSTTRSTKSIVKESFFNVIRDEIYSLTFIEGFGGSGVMASEAVSNGAREAIAIEKDRAAFKITQSNLKSLESTNLKAISGDTFSVLPDLINSQSGKVLLYLDPPFDIRTGFDDIYEKLVNLISQLKKEKIYMIVFEHNSDFKFSDEISTYKLVKFKKFGATSLSYFQ; translated from the coding sequence GTGAAACTCTACACTAAAATTTCAAGTGGTAAATTTAAAGGTAAAAGGCTTGAACTGCCAAGCCTAAGCACGACTAGAAGCACAAAAAGCATCGTAAAAGAGTCCTTTTTTAACGTCATTAGAGATGAAATTTACTCACTTACATTTATAGAGGGTTTTGGTGGAAGCGGTGTGATGGCAAGCGAGGCCGTTAGCAACGGAGCGCGTGAAGCTATCGCTATCGAAAAAGATAGAGCCGCTTTTAAGATCACGCAAAGCAACCTTAAAAGCCTAGAGAGTACAAATTTAAAAGCGATAAGTGGCGATACCTTTTCCGTCTTGCCTGATCTTATAAATTCTCAAAGTGGTAAAGTTTTGCTCTATCTTGATCCACCATTTGACATAAGAACTGGCTTTGATGATATCTACGAAAAGCTTGTAAATTTGATCTCACAGCTAAAAAAAGAGAAAATTTATATGATAGTTTTTGAGCACAACAGTGATTTTAAATTTAGCGATGAAATTTCTACATATAAGCTTGTAAAATTTAAAAAATTTGGAGCTACTTCGCTCTCTTATTTCCAATAA
- a CDS encoding FlaG family protein, with product MEIFKAAANQVLDTSMSTSAQRQIDSRPIEHSDVKLSADKNNETKDVNELDGLSNEELAKRTREVTDRLNYQMQQLDTNVRFAYNEKLNLMVVQVKDAKTGEEITQLPSKEAIRISEYFKESIGILFDKES from the coding sequence ATGGAAATCTTTAAGGCAGCAGCAAATCAGGTACTAGATACGAGTATGAGCACATCTGCTCAGCGTCAAATAGATAGCAGACCTATCGAGCATTCTGATGTTAAATTAAGTGCTGATAAAAACAATGAAACCAAAGATGTTAACGAGCTAGACGGACTTAGCAACGAAGAGCTTGCCAAAAGAACAAGAGAGGTCACCGATAGACTAAACTATCAAATGCAGCAGCTCGATACTAATGTAAGATTTGCTTACAATGAGAAGCTAAATTTAATGGTCGTGCAAGTAAAAGACGCTAAAACTGGAGAAGAGATAACACAACTTCCAAGCAAAGAAGCTATAAGAATAAGCGAGTATTTCAAGGAAAGTATCGGAATACTTTTTGACAAGGAGAGTTAA